CAGCGTGCCGCCGAGGTCGTTGGCGCCGGAGCGCAGCATCTCGGCGGCGCCCTCGGTGCCGAGCTTGACCCAGCTGGTCTGGATGTTGGTGATGTGCGGGTGGAGCAGGAGCCGGGCCATGGCGGTGACCGCGCGGTTGTCGCGGGGGCTGGGGCCGGGGCGGGCGATGCCGGCCAGGTAGACCGGGGCGTTGGTATGGATGAACGGGAGCGTGACGAACTCGGTGAAGCCGGGAACGCCCTTCTCCTCGTTGGCTTGCTGGATGCGGGCGAGGGTGCGCAGGTGGCCGAGCCAGTGCCGGGGCTGGTCCACGTGCCCGTACATCATGGTGGAGGAGGAGCGCAGGCCGAGCTCGTGGGCGGTGGAGATGACCTCGATCCAGGTCTCGGTGGGCAGCTTGCCCTTGGTGAGAATCCAGCGCACCTCGTCGTCGAGGATCTCGGCGGCGGTGCCGGGGATGGTGTCGAGTCCGGCCTCCTTGGCGGCGATCAGCCAGTCACGGATCGACATGCCGGTGCGGGAGGCGCCGTTGACGACCTCCATCGGCGAGAAGGCGTGGACGTGCATGCCCGGGACACGCTCCTTCACCGCGCGGGCGATGTCGAAGTAGGCGCTGCCGGGCAGGTCGGGGTGGATGCCGCCCTGCATGCAGACCTCGACCGCGCCGACCTCCCATGCCTGCTCGGCGCGGTCGGCGACCTGGTCCAGGGAGAGGGTGTAGGCGTCGGCGTCGGTGCGGCGCTGGGCGAACGCGCAGAACCGGCAGCCGGTGTAACAGACGTTGGTGAAGTTGATGTTGCGGGTGACGATGTACGTCACCTCGTCCCCGACGGTGTCGCGGCGCAGATCGTCGGCGATGCGGGTGAGCGCGTCCAGGGCGGGGCCGTCTGCGTGCAGCAGGGCGAGGGCCTGGTCGTCGGTGAGCCTCACCGGGTCGTCGGCCGCGACGGCCAGGGCCGCGCGGACGTCGGTGTCGATCCGCTCCGCCAGCATGCCCGGCGCGGCCATCTCCTTGAGCTCGGCCCAGTCCCCGTAGACCTCGTCGAAGTCGTCCCGCCGGTCGGCGGTGCGGCCCTCGGTGTCGATGGAACGGTGCAGGTCCGTGCGCCCGGCGGCGGTCAGCGGCTCGTCCGGCTCCTGCCAGGGCAGGCCGCGCGGGATGGCGTCCTCGCGGGCGAGGCCGGTCTCCGGGTCGGCGAGGGCGGTCACGTGCGGCAGCAGCCGCGGGTCCAGCCAGGGCTCGCCGCGCTTGACGAACTCGGGGTAGATGGTGAGACGTTCGCGCAGCGTGAAACCGGCCGTGGCGGTGCGGGCGGCGAGGTCGTCGATGTGCGGCCAGGGGCGCTCGGGGTTGACGTGGTCCGGGGTCAGCGGGGAGACGCCGCCCCAGTCGTCGATGCCGGCCCGGATGAGCAGCGCGTACTCCTCGTCCACCAGGTTCGGCGGGGCCTGGACGCGGGCGGCCGGGCCCAGGAGCAGCCGGGTCACGGCGACGGTGGCGGCCAGCTCGGCCAGCTCGGCGTCGGGCATGGCGCGCATCGCCGTGTCGGGCTTGGCCCGGAAGTTCTGGATGATGACTTCCTGGATGCCCCGGTAGGCGCGGGCGACCTTGCGTATCGCGAACAACGACTCGGCGCGCTCGGTGAAATCCTCCCCGATGCCGATCAACACGCCCGTGGTGAACGGCACGTTGGACCGGCCGGCGTCTTCCAGCACCCGCAGCCGCACGGCCGGCTCCTTGTCCGGCGAGCCGAAGTGCGGCCCGTCCGGCTCGGACCACAGCCGGGTGGCGGTCGTCTCCAGCATCATGCCCATCGAGGGCGCGACGGGCTTGAGCCGCTGGAAGTCGGTCCACGACAGCACACCGGGGTTGAGGTGCGGCAGCAGGCCGGTCTCCTCCAGCACCCGCACGGCCATGGCCCGCACATAGGCGAGGGTGTCGTCGTACCCCTCGGCTTCCAGCCAGGCGCGGGCCTCCGGCCAACGGTCCTCGGGCTTGTCGCCGAGCGTGAACAGGGCTTCCTTGCAGCCCGTCTCCGCACCCCGGCGGGCGATGTCGAGGACCTCGTCCGGCGACAGGAACATGCCGTGCCCGGCCCGCCGCAGCTTGCCGGGCACGGTCACGAACGTGCAGTAGTGGCAGCGGTCCCGGCACAGGCGGGTCAGCGGGATGAACACCTTCTTGGAGTAAGTGATCACGCCGGGCCGCCCGGCGGCCTCCAGGCCGGCGTCCCTGACCCGGGCCGCCGCCGCGGCCAGCTCCTCCAGGTCGGGGCCCCGGGCCTGGAGCAGCACGGCCGTCTCGCCCACGTCGAGGGCCACCCCGTCGCGAGCCCGGCGCAGCGCGCGCCGCATCGAGTTCACCGTCGGTACCTGCGCGCTAGTTGTCATCCTCTGAGCATAAGAGCGAAAACAGGCGTCGGGCATGGCGCCTTTCGGACGGCCGCCGTACCCCCGCCGAGATGGGCGACGGCGGCGCGCGCCGCCGGCCTGGACTTCATCGTCACCACCGAGCACAACACCAGCTCGGCGCACGGCGCCTCGCAGGGCCTGCCGGACGACGACCTGCTGATCCTGTGCGGCGAGGAGGTCACCACCCGCAACGGACCACTACCTGGCGCTCGGCATCGACCCCGGCACATTCATCGACGGGCGCTACCGCGCGCGCGACGGCGCCTACGCCCGGTTCGCGCGCCGTATCCACCAGGCGGACGGCCTGGCCGCGCCCGCCTACGCGCACGCCACGTGCATCGGCTGCTCCTGGCGGTTCGGCTTCCACGAGGCCGACGCGGTCGAGCTGTGGAACGGGCCGTGGACCGCCGACGACGAGCTGACACTGGCCGGTTGGGAGACGCTGCTGCGGGAGAGCGACGAGTGGCTGCCCGCGATGGGCAACAGCGACGCGCACCGCGAGCCGCAGGTCGTCGGCCTGCCGCAGACCGTGGTGCTGGCCGAGGACCTGACCCGGCACGCCATCCTGGACGGCATCAGGGCCGGGCGCAGCTATCTCGCGGAATCCTCCGCCGTCCACCTCACGCTGACCGTGAGCGACGAACGCGGGCGCCACTCGGGCATCGGGGAGCGACTCGTCGCGCCCGCCGACACCCAGGTCACGGTGCGGGCCGAGGCGTCCGGCGTGCCGGCCGGCATCGTGCGGCTGATCACCGATCAGGGATTGATGTGTGGTCACACGCTTCCGTCGGGTGGCGACGGGGCAGTGACGTGGCAGACCACTGTCGCTAATGTCGGGCACCTGCGCGCGGAGATCCGGCGCGCACCGGCCGACGGCGGTGCTTCCGGAATTCCCGGACCGATGGCGGCGTTGACCAATCCGGTCTTTCTGCAGAGCGGCACATCCGGATAAAGTCTTAGGTTCGCCCCATAAGTTGAGAAGGTAAAGCAGAGGACGCCATGGTCAAGGCTGAGGGGACCACGGGGGGTCATACGGCTGCCTTGCACTTCGCTGTGCTGGGACCGGTCCACGCACGGCAGGGTGATCGGCCCCTGCCGTCCGGTTCACCTCAGCAACGGGCTTTGCTGGCCACGCTGTTGCTGCGGCGCGGCCGGACGGCCACCGCGCAGGAGCTGGTGAACGCCCTGTGGGGCGAGGAGCCGCCGCGCGAGGCCGTGGCCGCGCTGCGCACGTATGCCGCCCGGCTGCGCAAGTCGCTGGTGCCCCGCTCCGGGGTCCTGGTGACCGAGCTGGGCGGCTACGCCCTGCGGCTGGCCGAGGGGGACGAGCTGGACGTGGACACGGTCGGCAGGCTCACCTCGGCCGCCGAGAAGTGCGCGGCGGCCGGGGACCTGATCGGCGCGCACGAGCTGTACGGGCGGGCCCTGGCGCTGTGGGACGGCGAGGCGCTGGGCGGACTCCCCGGCCCCGAGGCGGAGATCCAGCGGGCGCGGCTGGAGGAGCAGCGGCTGTCGCTGATCGAGCAGCGGCTCGACGTCGGCCTCCAGGCCGGGCTGCACGCGGAGTCCGTCTCCGAGCTGACCGCGCTGACCACCACGTATCCCATGCGGGAGCGGCTGCGCGAGCTGTTGATGCTGGCGCTGTACCGCAGCGGCCGGCAGGCGGAGGCGCTGGCCGTGTACAACGACGCGCGCCGGCTGCTGATCGACGAGCTGGGCGTCGAACCCCGCGCCGAGCTCGCCGATTTGCAGCAGCGCATTCTCAACCGCGACGAGTCGCTGACCCTCGTCGCGGCGCCCTCGTCCGCCCCGGTGGCCACGGTCCGTCCCGCCCAGCTCCCGGCGGCCGTTCCGGACTTCACGGGACGAGCCGCGTTCGTCGACGAGCTGGGCGCCCAGCTGGCGACGGCCGGCGGACGGGTGATGGCCGTCTCGGCGGTGGCCGGGATCGGCGGCGTCGGCAAGACGACGCTGGCCGTGCAGGTCGCCCACGCCGCCCGCGACCACTTCCCCGACGGCCAGCTCTACGTCGACCTCCAGGGCGCGGGCGCGGGTCCGGCCGACCCGGAGGCGGTGCTCGGCGCGTTCCTGCGGGCCCTGGGCGCCCAGGACGCGGCCATTCCGGATGGCGTGGCCGAACGCGCCGCGCTCTACCGTTCACTTCTCGACGGCAAGCGGGTGCTGACGCTGCTGGACAACGCGCGCGACGCGGCCCAGGTGCGGCATCTGCTGCCGGGGACCCCGGGCTGCGCCACGCTGATCACCAGCCGGGTGCGGATGGTGGACCTGGCCGGGGCGCATCTGGTGGACCTGGACGTGATGAGCCCGGAGGAGGCGCTGACCCTCTTCACCCGGATCGTCGGCACCGAGCGCGTCACCACCGAGCGCAAGGCCGCCATGGACGTGGTCGCCGCCTGCGGCTTCCTGCCGCTGGCCATTCGCATCGCCGCCAGCCGCCTGGCCGCGCGCCGTACCTGGACGGTGTCCGTCCTGGCCCGCAAGCTGTCCGACGAGCGCCGCCGCCTGGACGAGCTCCAGGCCGGCGACCAGGCCGTGAAGGCCACCTTCGAGCTCGGCTACGGCCAGCTGGAGCGCGAGCAGGCCCGCGCCTTCCGCCTGCTGGGACTGGCCGACGGCCCCGACATCTCGCTGGCCGCCGCCGCGGCCGTCCTCGACCGCGACGAGGAGGCCGCCGAGGCCATCCTCGAAGGTCTGGTCGACACCTCGCTGCTGGAGTCGGCGGCGCCCGGCCGCTACCGCTTCCACGACCTGGTGCGCCTCTTCGCGCGGGCGTGCGCCGAGCGCGACGAGCAGCCCCCGGCCGAACGGGACGCCGCCCTCGCCCGGCTGCTCGACTTCTACCTCGCGACCACGGCCAGAGTCCGCGGTCTGGAGCGGCCCGGTGACCGGCTGGTCGCCCACCTCGCGCCCACCAAGTACCCCGGGCTCGCCTTCGGCAGCGAGGAGGACGGGCTGGAGTGGGTCTTCTCCGAGGGCGAATGCCTGCTGACCTGCGTCCGGCAGTCGGCCGCCGCCGGACCGGGCGCGCTGCGCCGGGCCGTCGACATCCTGCTCGCCACCCAGGACCTCGCCGAATCCGGCGCCTTCTCCCGGCAGTACAAGCGGGCCACCCAGGTGGTGCTGGACACGGCCGAGGCCACCGGCGCGACCCTGGTCGAGGGACGGGCCCGGATGCTGCTGTCGCACGTGCACAGCGTCGGCGGCCGGTTCGAGGAGTCGGACGCCGAGGCGGTCCGCGCGATCCTGCTGGCGCGGGCGGCGGAGGACCCCATGCCCTACGGGTACACGGTCAACGACCGGGGCATCCTCGCGCTCTACCAGGAGCGGTACGACGACGCCGAGGCGTACTTCACCCGGGCCCTCGAATCCTTCCGCGAGGACGGCAACCGCTCCTGCGAGGCCACCGCGCTGAGCAACATCTCCCGGGTCCACCTCGCCACCGGACGCATCGAGTCCGCCGTCTCGCTGGCCCAGCAGGCACCCCCCATCTTCGTGGAGCTCGGCGCCACCCTGCGCCTGGCCAACGCCAACTACGCGCTGGGCATGGCCCTCGCCCAGGCCGGCCAGGCCGACGACGCGCTCGCCCGCCTCCGCCAGGCGCTCACCACCTTCCGCGACAAGCGGCAGCGCCTGTGGGAGGGCATGACGCTCTTCCGGCTCGCCGAGGCCCACCTCGCCCTCGCCGACCCGGCACAGGCGGCGCCCTTCGCCGAGCAGGCCCTCGCGACGCTCCGCGACATCGGCGGCGGCTGGCGGCGCGCCCAGGTGCTCACCGTGCTGGGCCGCGCGCTCAGTGGCATCGGCCAGGCCGGACGGGCCCGCGCCTGCTGGGAACAGGCACTCGCGGTCTTCGAGAAGCTCGGCAGCAAGGATTCCGTGGAAGTCCGCAACCTTCTGGCGTCCCTCACCGTCTGATCATCTGACACGCCGCTCGCGAGCATTCATTGAATGTTTATCGCGCACTGACACGCTCATGTCCACAACCGCCGATGGGGGGTGGCGGTTGCCAGGGCAGGGTCGTCCGCGCACCACGGGGGAGTTCCGCGGGCGGCCCTGCACATCGAGTCCACGATCACCGGGGAGTAGACCGTGACCGACATCACGACCAAGCCGGACTTGGCCGAGATCCAGATAGTCGACCACCACCCGACCAGCGAGCCCGCGACGGGCCTCACCAGCCCGCCCGTGCGGCCGGAGGACCGCGTCACCGAGGCGCCGGAGACCGAGGTCGAGACCGAGCCGGAAGGCGCGGAGGTGGCCGAGGGGGACACCGCCGAGGTGGACACCGCCAAGGGCGGCAAGGCCGCGGCCAAGCCCGTACCGATCACCAGGCCCAAGCCGGGGCGCCGGAACGTCGTCACGACGGACCATCACCCGACCGGGGCACCGGCGGCGGGGGCCGCGGTGCCCGTCAGGCCGACCGACACCGACGGCCCGACCGGCGGCGATGCCGCCTGACCGGCACTCACCCGCCGTGCACATGACCGGCCGCTCAGCACTCGGTTGCGGAGCGGCCGGTTCTTCTGTGCGGGCTCGGAGCATGCTTCAGAGGACGGCTCCATCCGCACGTGCCCCGCTCCGCGCCCGTTCCCTCTTCCGTCGCCCACCTGCCGTCTCCCGTCTCCCGTCTCCCGTCTCCCGTCAAGGAGTTCGCATGACCCGCAAGCAGCGAATCATGTCCGTGTGCGCCACCGCCGCGGCGCTGGCCGCCGCCCTCGCCGGTCCGGCGCTCGTCGCACAGCCGGCGGGCACCGCGACC
Above is a window of Streptomyces sp. NBC_01803 DNA encoding:
- a CDS encoding bifunctional FO biosynthesis protein CofGH encodes the protein MTTSAQVPTVNSMRRALRRARDGVALDVGETAVLLQARGPDLEELAAAAARVRDAGLEAAGRPGVITYSKKVFIPLTRLCRDRCHYCTFVTVPGKLRRAGHGMFLSPDEVLDIARRGAETGCKEALFTLGDKPEDRWPEARAWLEAEGYDDTLAYVRAMAVRVLEETGLLPHLNPGVLSWTDFQRLKPVAPSMGMMLETTATRLWSEPDGPHFGSPDKEPAVRLRVLEDAGRSNVPFTTGVLIGIGEDFTERAESLFAIRKVARAYRGIQEVIIQNFRAKPDTAMRAMPDAELAELAATVAVTRLLLGPAARVQAPPNLVDEEYALLIRAGIDDWGGVSPLTPDHVNPERPWPHIDDLAARTATAGFTLRERLTIYPEFVKRGEPWLDPRLLPHVTALADPETGLAREDAIPRGLPWQEPDEPLTAAGRTDLHRSIDTEGRTADRRDDFDEVYGDWAELKEMAAPGMLAERIDTDVRAALAVAADDPVRLTDDQALALLHADGPALDALTRIADDLRRDTVGDEVTYIVTRNINFTNVCYTGCRFCAFAQRRTDADAYTLSLDQVADRAEQAWEVGAVEVCMQGGIHPDLPGSAYFDIARAVKERVPGMHVHAFSPMEVVNGASRTGMSIRDWLIAAKEAGLDTIPGTAAEILDDEVRWILTKGKLPTETWIEVISTAHELGLRSSSTMMYGHVDQPRHWLGHLRTLARIQQANEEKGVPGFTEFVTLPFIHTNAPVYLAGIARPGPSPRDNRAVTAMARLLLHPHITNIQTSWVKLGTEGAAEMLRSGANDLGGTLMEETISRMAGSTYGSYRSVADLRAIAEAAGRPSRLRTTTYGEVPAERVERALAADGHLPRLLPVVGGEA
- a CDS encoding AfsR/SARP family transcriptional regulator yields the protein MVKAEGTTGGHTAALHFAVLGPVHARQGDRPLPSGSPQQRALLATLLLRRGRTATAQELVNALWGEEPPREAVAALRTYAARLRKSLVPRSGVLVTELGGYALRLAEGDELDVDTVGRLTSAAEKCAAAGDLIGAHELYGRALALWDGEALGGLPGPEAEIQRARLEEQRLSLIEQRLDVGLQAGLHAESVSELTALTTTYPMRERLRELLMLALYRSGRQAEALAVYNDARRLLIDELGVEPRAELADLQQRILNRDESLTLVAAPSSAPVATVRPAQLPAAVPDFTGRAAFVDELGAQLATAGGRVMAVSAVAGIGGVGKTTLAVQVAHAARDHFPDGQLYVDLQGAGAGPADPEAVLGAFLRALGAQDAAIPDGVAERAALYRSLLDGKRVLTLLDNARDAAQVRHLLPGTPGCATLITSRVRMVDLAGAHLVDLDVMSPEEALTLFTRIVGTERVTTERKAAMDVVAACGFLPLAIRIAASRLAARRTWTVSVLARKLSDERRRLDELQAGDQAVKATFELGYGQLEREQARAFRLLGLADGPDISLAAAAAVLDRDEEAAEAILEGLVDTSLLESAAPGRYRFHDLVRLFARACAERDEQPPAERDAALARLLDFYLATTARVRGLERPGDRLVAHLAPTKYPGLAFGSEEDGLEWVFSEGECLLTCVRQSAAAGPGALRRAVDILLATQDLAESGAFSRQYKRATQVVLDTAEATGATLVEGRARMLLSHVHSVGGRFEESDAEAVRAILLARAAEDPMPYGYTVNDRGILALYQERYDDAEAYFTRALESFREDGNRSCEATALSNISRVHLATGRIESAVSLAQQAPPIFVELGATLRLANANYALGMALAQAGQADDALARLRQALTTFRDKRQRLWEGMTLFRLAEAHLALADPAQAAPFAEQALATLRDIGGGWRRAQVLTVLGRALSGIGQAGRARACWEQALAVFEKLGSKDSVEVRNLLASLTV